In a genomic window of Burkholderiales bacterium:
- a CDS encoding DNA internalization-related competence protein ComEC/Rec2, producing MRVAVLAFLLGTFLLQQQASLPDRRWLWLAPVAFALGWAAAGSRCPWRRSVGLAAAGLVLGFLWGQLRADLRLADALAPEWEGRDVEVEGVVASLPRRLEYGTRFEFQVRDRFPAEAEVPARLLLTWPRRENEDGAWVPPVRGGEHWRFTVRLRRPHGTANPHGFDYEAWLLERGVRATGTVRERSPSARLGVDGGPSSRVLRAREAVRERLYGVLGVRPYAGVIVALAIGDQDAIPRSQWEVFTRTGVNHLMSISGLHVTLVSGLVFGLVRALWRRVPGLALRLPAAKAGIAAGAAAALAYALLAGFAVPTQRTFYMLAVVALALWTGRVESPSRVLAAALFVVMALDPWAVLSPGFWLSFGAVAAIFYVASGRIGTPPRLVQWARIQGAVTLALLPLLLALFQQFSVISPIANALAIPLVSLGVVPLTLAGALLPLDFLLIAAHEAMAAGGAALAWFAALPAAVWQQHAPPGWSVPLAVAGLLWLLLPKGFPARWVGVVLLLPLGLTAAPRPGPGELWVDVLDVGQGLAVVARTENHALVYDTGPAFGPDADSGERVVVPFLRGEGIRRLDALVVSHDDADHAGGTRSVLAALPVARMWSSLPEGHPLRGAASEHRVCRAGEGWDWDGVRFEFLSPGTSDYADPRRDDNALSCVLRIAAAGGSVLLPGDIGRAVERRLVQAHGPGLDVTLLIAPHHGSGGSSSPAFVAATRPETVVFTAGYRNPFRHPRPDVVERYRALGAAAFRSDRDGAVRAHFGPQPGMEIVAHRQVSRRYWHAAER from the coding sequence GTGCGCGTCGCAGTGCTCGCCTTTCTTTTGGGAACTTTCCTGCTCCAGCAGCAGGCGTCCCTTCCCGACCGGCGCTGGCTTTGGCTCGCGCCCGTGGCCTTCGCTTTGGGCTGGGCTGCCGCTGGGAGCCGGTGTCCCTGGCGGCGGAGCGTGGGGCTCGCGGCGGCGGGCCTCGTCCTCGGCTTTCTGTGGGGTCAGCTTCGCGCCGACCTGCGGCTCGCGGACGCCCTCGCTCCCGAGTGGGAAGGCCGGGACGTGGAAGTGGAAGGCGTGGTGGCGAGCCTGCCGCGGCGACTGGAGTACGGCACCCGGTTCGAGTTCCAGGTGCGAGACCGGTTCCCGGCGGAGGCCGAGGTACCGGCGCGGCTCCTCCTCACCTGGCCCCGGCGGGAGAACGAGGACGGGGCCTGGGTCCCGCCCGTCAGGGGCGGGGAGCACTGGCGTTTCACCGTCCGGCTGCGTCGTCCCCACGGCACGGCCAACCCCCATGGGTTCGACTACGAGGCCTGGCTCCTGGAGCGGGGGGTCCGCGCCACCGGCACCGTGCGGGAACGCTCGCCGAGCGCCCGGCTCGGCGTGGACGGCGGGCCCTCGTCCCGGGTGCTGCGGGCCCGGGAAGCGGTACGGGAGCGCCTGTATGGGGTACTCGGGGTTCGCCCCTACGCCGGCGTGATCGTCGCCCTTGCCATCGGCGACCAGGACGCGATCCCCCGCAGCCAGTGGGAGGTCTTTACCCGCACCGGGGTGAACCATCTCATGAGCATTTCCGGATTGCACGTCACCCTGGTCTCGGGCCTGGTGTTTGGCCTGGTCCGGGCCCTGTGGCGGCGCGTACCCGGGCTCGCTCTGCGGCTGCCGGCGGCGAAGGCGGGGATCGCGGCGGGCGCCGCCGCGGCCCTCGCCTACGCCTTGCTGGCCGGCTTCGCGGTGCCCACCCAGAGGACCTTCTACATGCTGGCGGTGGTGGCCCTGGCCCTCTGGACCGGGCGGGTCGAGTCCCCTTCCCGGGTCCTGGCGGCCGCCCTGTTCGTGGTCATGGCCCTGGACCCCTGGGCCGTCCTGTCCCCCGGGTTCTGGCTTTCCTTCGGCGCCGTGGCCGCCATCTTCTACGTGGCTTCGGGCCGCATCGGGACGCCGCCGCGCCTCGTCCAATGGGCGCGCATTCAGGGCGCGGTGACCCTGGCGCTCCTGCCCCTGCTCCTCGCCCTTTTCCAGCAGTTCTCGGTGATCTCCCCCATCGCCAACGCCCTGGCGATTCCCCTGGTGAGCCTGGGGGTGGTGCCCCTCACCTTGGCAGGGGCGCTCCTTCCCCTGGACTTCCTGCTCATCGCCGCCCATGAGGCCATGGCGGCCGGCGGCGCGGCGCTGGCCTGGTTCGCCGCGTTGCCGGCCGCGGTGTGGCAGCAGCACGCACCGCCCGGGTGGAGCGTACCCCTGGCCGTCGCCGGGCTGTTGTGGCTCCTGCTCCCCAAGGGTTTTCCCGCCCGCTGGGTGGGGGTGGTGCTGCTCCTGCCCCTGGGGCTTACGGCCGCGCCGCGGCCCGGTCCCGGGGAGCTGTGGGTGGACGTGCTGGACGTGGGCCAGGGGCTGGCGGTGGTGGCGCGCACGGAGAACCACGCCCTGGTGTACGACACTGGACCCGCCTTCGGACCGGACGCGGACAGCGGCGAGCGGGTGGTGGTACCTTTCCTGCGGGGGGAGGGAATCCGGCGCCTGGACGCCCTGGTCGTGAGCCACGACGACGCGGACCACGCGGGGGGAACTCGTTCGGTGCTGGCGGCGCTGCCCGTCGCCCGGATGTGGTCGTCCCTGCCTGAGGGCCATCCCCTCCGGGGCGCCGCCTCCGAGCATCGCGTCTGCCGGGCGGGGGAAGGCTGGGACTGGGACGGGGTGCGCTTCGAGTTCTTGAGCCCTGGGACCTCGGACTACGCCGATCCGCGCCGAGACGACAACGCCCTGAGCTGCGTGCTCCGCATCGCCGCCGCCGGCGGCAGCGTGCTGCTGCCGGGGGACATTGGGCGGGCCGTCGAACGGCGCCTAGTGCAAGCCCATGGCCCGGGGCTCGACGTCACCCTGCTCATCGCGCCCCATCACGGCAGCGGCGGCTCCTCGTCGCCTGCGTTCGTGGCCGCTACCCGACCCGAGACGGTGGTGTTCACGGCAGGCTACCGCAATCCTTTCCGCCATCCCCGCCCCGACGTGGTGGAGCGTTACCGGGCGCTCGGTGCGGCGGCTTTCCGCAGCGACCGGGACGGGGCGGTGCGGGCGCACTTCGGGCCGCAGCCCGGCATGGAGATCGTCGCCCATCGCCAGGTGTCGCGGCGCTACTGGCACGCTGCCGAGCGCTGA
- the relA gene encoding GTP pyrophosphokinase (possible pseudo, frameshifted), translated as MGQIHALSGTAAQQGQAEALRKMLLAMVEDLRVVLIKLADQLQTLRALAMSETPDEAARAIARETLDIFAPLANRLGVWQLKWELEDRAFSLLEPALYRKVAAQLDERRVDRERYIGRVVAALKEELARAGVQAEITGRPKHIYSIVKKMRRKRVPFEEIYDARAVRILVKEVKDCYTALGVVHNLWTPIPKEFDDYIAKPKGNHYRSLHTAVIGPEGKALEVQIRTFEMHQHSELGVAAHWRYKEGGREDPRYDDKIAWVRQLLEWKEELADSAELAEQFKTALFQDTVYVLTPQGRVIDLPRGSTPVDFAYAVHTDLGHRCRGARVNGAIVPLTYRLENGQRVEIIAAKQGGPSRDWLNPELGYLRSPRARAKVRQYFKSQELAQTLAEGRAIVERELSRRGLAAMGLEQVAQRLHFSKVEDLFAAVARGDVNHRALAQALGEKTAPAAPEEALGPRPQAAPSATGILVGGVGDLLTVFARCCRPAPPDPILGYVTRGRGVSVHRRGCTTLAKLIERHPDRVMDAAWRVREGMTFETDVVVEANDRPGLLRDIYEVVARERINITAANTHTRGSVAHMFFTLRVANLEQLKRLLALVREVPGVVHAVRR; from the coding sequence ATGGGCCAGATCCACGCCCTTTCCGGCACCGCCGCCCAGCAGGGGCAGGCAGAAGCCCTGCGCAAGATGCTGCTCGCCATGGTGGAGGACCTGCGGGTGGTGCTGATCAAGCTGGCTGACCAGCTCCAGACCCTGCGGGCCCTGGCGATGTCGGAGACCCCCGACGAAGCTGCCCGGGCGATCGCCCGGGAGACGCTGGATATCTTCGCCCCGCTGGCCAACCGGCTCGGGGTGTGGCAGCTCAAGTGGGAGCTGGAGGATCGGGCCTTCTCCCTCCTGGAGCCCGCTCTCTACAGGAAAGTCGCCGCCCAGCTCGACGAGCGGCGGGTGGACCGGGAACGCTACATCGGGCGCGTGGTCGCGGCCCTCAAGGAGGAGCTGGCCCGCGCCGGGGTCCAGGCCGAGATCACCGGGCGGCCCAAGCACATCTACAGCATCGTCAAAAAAATGCGCCGCAAGCGGGTGCCTTTCGAGGAGATCTACGACGCCCGGGCGGTGCGCATCCTGGTGAAGGAGGTGAAGGACTGCTACACGGCGCTGGGGGTAGTGCACAACCTGTGGACGCCGATCCCCAAGGAGTTCGACGACTACATCGCCAAGCCCAAGGGCAACCACTACCGCTCGCTCCATACCGCCGTCATCGGCCCGGAGGGCAAGGCGTTGGAAGTGCAGATCCGCACCTTCGAGATGCACCAGCACTCGGAGCTCGGGGTGGCCGCCCACTGGCGCTACAAGGAAGGCGGGCGGGAGGATCCCCGCTACGACGACAAGATCGCCTGGGTGCGGCAACTCCTGGAGTGGAAGGAGGAGCTCGCCGACAGCGCGGAGCTGGCCGAGCAGTTCAAGACCGCCCTCTTCCAGGACACGGTCTACGTGCTCACCCCCCAGGGACGGGTAATCGACTTGCCCCGGGGCTCGACTCCGGTGGATTTCGCCTACGCCGTGCACACCGACCTGGGGCACCGCTGCCGCGGCGCCCGGGTGAATGGGGCCATCGTGCCCCTCACCTATCGCCTGGAGAACGGCCAGCGGGTGGAGATCATCGCCGCCAAGCAGGGCGGGCCGTCCCGGGACTGGCTGAATCCCGAGCTGGGCTACCTCCGCAGCCCCCGCGCCCGGGCCAAGGTGCGCCAGTATTTCAAGAGCCAGGAGCTGGCCCAGACCCTGGCCGAGGGCCGGGCGATCGTGGAGCGGGAGCTCTCCCGCCGGGGCCTGGCGGCCATGGGCCTGGAGCAGGTGGCCCAGCGGCTCCATTTCTCCAAGGTGGAGGACCTCTTCGCGGCGGTGGCCCGGGGGGACGTGAACCACCGGGCCCTGGCCCAGGCCCTGGGGGAAAAAACCGCCCCGGCGGCGCCGGAAGAAGCGCTGGGGCCGCGGCCCCAGGCCGCCCCTTCCGCCACGGGCATCCTGGTGGGCGGGGTGGGGGATCTGCTCACCGTTTTCGCCCGCTGCTGCCGGCCGGCGCCCCCCGACCCGATCCTCGGTTACGTGACCCGTGGCCGCGGGGTGTCGGTCCACCGGCGGGGCTGCACCACCCTCGCCAAGCTGATCGAGCGCCATCCCGACCGGGTGATGGACGCCGCCTGGCGGGTGCGCGAGGGCATGACCTTCGAGACCGACGTGGTGGTGGAAGCGAACGACCGGCCGGGCCTGCTGCGGGACATCTACGAGGTGGTGGCCCGGGAGCGGATCAACATCACCGCGGCCAACACCCACACCCGGGGCTCCGTGGCGCACATGTTCTTCACCCTGCGGGTTGCCAACCTGGAACAGCTGAAGCGCCTGCTCGCCCTGGTGAGGGAGGTGCCTGGCGTGGTGCATGCGGTCCGGCGCTAG
- a CDS encoding magnesium transporter MgtE, with product MSADARLPAEAALEGRYLKDYPREAARRLEAMPAAEAAEVIAAQPPALVVPVWELLAADVQERLLERLPEATVARLLSEMDPPLAAELLLDLEAEARTHWLARMDPAAARLAERLMAYPPDSAGRLMDPRVLGFRADITVAEALARMKGFRRTRALRELFLVDEEGHLAGRVELQDLAVAPPEESLAQLSRPVTAAVLDLAPREEVVERIEQHRIPALPVVNVAGRLIGVIHQGALVTALQEEVSVDIQTMVGASKDERALSKVSFAVVKRLPWLHVNLATAFLAASVVGLFEDTIAKVTALAVLMPVVAGQSGNAGGQALAVTMRGLALREISPRHLPWVVFKEIRVGLLNGLAVAATCALGVYLWSSSPGLVAVIAAAMVVSMVAAGLAGASIPILLTRLGQDPAQSSTIFLTAVTDVVGFLSFLGVASLSQGWL from the coding sequence ATGAGCGCTGACGCCCGACTCCCAGCGGAAGCGGCTCTGGAGGGCCGCTATCTCAAGGACTATCCCCGGGAGGCTGCTCGCCGCCTGGAGGCCATGCCCGCCGCGGAGGCGGCGGAGGTGATCGCCGCCCAGCCCCCCGCCCTGGTGGTGCCGGTGTGGGAACTGTTGGCAGCGGACGTGCAGGAGCGGCTGCTGGAGCGGCTGCCCGAGGCCACGGTGGCGCGGCTTCTCTCGGAGATGGACCCGCCGCTCGCCGCCGAGCTGCTATTGGACCTGGAAGCGGAAGCCCGGACCCACTGGCTCGCCCGCATGGATCCGGCGGCGGCTCGGCTGGCGGAGCGGCTGATGGCTTATCCCCCCGACTCGGCGGGCAGGCTCATGGATCCCCGGGTGTTGGGCTTCCGAGCTGACATAACGGTGGCGGAAGCGCTTGCCCGGATGAAGGGGTTCCGCCGAACCCGGGCCCTGCGGGAGCTGTTCCTCGTGGACGAGGAAGGGCATCTGGCCGGCCGGGTGGAGCTGCAGGACCTGGCGGTGGCGCCGCCGGAGGAGAGCTTGGCCCAGCTCTCCCGCCCGGTGACGGCGGCGGTGCTGGATCTGGCGCCCAGGGAGGAGGTGGTGGAGCGGATCGAGCAACACCGGATCCCGGCCCTGCCGGTGGTGAACGTGGCCGGGCGCCTGATCGGTGTAATCCACCAGGGCGCCCTGGTCACGGCGCTCCAGGAGGAGGTGAGCGTGGACATCCAGACCATGGTGGGGGCGAGCAAGGACGAGCGGGCCCTGTCGAAGGTGTCCTTCGCCGTGGTGAAGCGCCTGCCCTGGTTGCACGTCAACCTGGCCACCGCCTTTCTGGCCGCCTCGGTGGTGGGGCTGTTCGAGGACACCATCGCCAAGGTCACTGCCCTGGCGGTGTTGATGCCCGTGGTGGCGGGTCAGTCGGGCAACGCAGGCGGCCAGGCCCTGGCGGTCACCATGCGCGGGCTGGCCCTGCGGGAGATCAGTCCGCGGCATCTTCCGTGGGTGGTGTTCAAGGAGATCCGGGTGGGGCTCCTGAACGGCCTGGCGGTGGCGGCCACCTGCGCCTTGGGGGTGTACCTGTGGAGCAGTTCTCCCGGGCTGGTGGCGGTCATCGCCGCGGCCATGGTGGTGTCCATGGTGGCTGCCGGACTCGCAGGGGCGTCGATCCCTATCCTGCTCACTCGCCTGGGACAGGATCCGGCCCAATCCTCCACCATCTTCCTCACCGCCGTGACTGACGTGGTGGGGTTTCTGTCCTTCCTAGGGGTGGCCAGCCTATCTCAGGGATGGCTCTGA
- the ureJ gene encoding urease accessory protein codes for MTSKNFLTLIVLFTISGLGGIAIAHTGHDELASFSVGFLHPVLGLDHMVAMVAVGVWAAQLGSRGRPRLLAWFLAATLGGWLIGAWGIPLPGTEAGVALSSVVLGLLILHAVQPPTAFASAIAATFAIIHGYAHGVKMPVAGDALAYVAGFMLASVLLIGMGIGMAWVGSAQAGRLRMLLPLAGASATTAGLVFLLAVF; via the coding sequence ATGACGTCCAAAAACTTTCTGACACTCATCGTCCTGTTCACGATCAGCGGCCTTGGCGGAATCGCCATCGCCCACACGGGCCATGACGAGCTCGCGTCTTTCAGCGTCGGCTTCCTGCACCCGGTCCTCGGCCTGGACCATATGGTAGCCATGGTGGCCGTGGGGGTTTGGGCCGCCCAGCTCGGTTCTCGGGGAAGGCCGCGGCTTCTGGCTTGGTTTCTTGCGGCGACGCTCGGTGGCTGGCTCATCGGAGCGTGGGGAATCCCGCTGCCGGGCACAGAGGCCGGCGTTGCGCTCTCCAGCGTAGTGCTAGGCCTATTGATTCTGCACGCGGTCCAGCCACCTACTGCCTTCGCCAGCGCCATCGCCGCGACGTTCGCCATCATTCATGGCTATGCCCATGGGGTGAAAATGCCGGTGGCTGGGGATGCTCTAGCGTACGTCGCCGGCTTTATGCTGGCGAGCGTCCTGTTGATTGGCATGGGTATTGGCATGGCCTGGGTAGGAAGCGCTCAAGCAGGACGGCTGCGGATGCTGCTGCCGTTGGCGGGAGCCTCTGCCACCACTGCAGGCTTGGTGTTTCTGCTCGCCGTCTTCTAG
- the ureG gene encoding urease accessory protein UreG, producing the protein MSRNQPLRVGIGGPVGSGKTALTLALCRALRDRYEIAVVTNDIYTKEDAQFLVRHEALAPERIIGVETGGCPHTAIREDASINLEAVARLSHAFPALDIVFVESGGDNLAATFSPELSDLTLYVIDVAAGDKIPRKGGPGITRSDLLIINKIDLAPLVGASLEVMAQDARRMRGPRPFVFSNLKTGQGLEAIIAFIETHGMLTPRSAPTQPTP; encoded by the coding sequence ATGAGCCGCAATCAGCCTCTGCGCGTCGGCATCGGCGGCCCGGTAGGCTCCGGCAAGACCGCGCTCACCCTCGCCCTGTGCCGCGCCCTTCGGGACCGCTACGAGATCGCGGTCGTGACCAACGACATCTACACGAAGGAGGACGCCCAGTTCCTGGTGCGCCACGAGGCGCTTGCCCCCGAGCGGATCATCGGCGTGGAGACGGGCGGCTGCCCTCATACCGCGATCCGCGAGGACGCCTCCATCAACCTAGAGGCGGTGGCCCGACTCAGTCACGCTTTCCCGGCGCTGGACATCGTGTTCGTGGAAAGCGGCGGCGACAACCTGGCGGCCACCTTCAGCCCGGAACTTTCCGACCTGACCCTGTACGTGATCGACGTGGCCGCAGGCGACAAGATCCCACGCAAGGGCGGGCCTGGAATCACCAGGTCGGATCTGCTGATCATCAACAAGATCGACCTCGCGCCGCTCGTGGGGGCGTCGCTGGAAGTGATGGCGCAGGATGCGCGCCGCATGCGCGGTCCGAGGCCCTTCGTCTTCAGCAACTTGAAGACCGGTCAGGGCCTTGAGGCCATCATCGCGTTTATCGAAACCCACGGCATGCTGACGCCCCGTTCTGCCCCGACTCAACCGACACCTTGA
- the ureF gene encoding urease accessory protein UreF, with protein sequence MTMTARYRASLSRLLQLASPALPVGGYTYSQGLEWAVAEGTVHDEQSAGRWIADLLEFVVGSFEAPLLARLMTVWRTRDDQAAAELNAWFVASRETAELRAETLQMGYSLVRLVRELDAFDEAELARLESIPEPAYPTAWGWMAAAWGLPTFEAVGAYLWTWAENQVMVAIKTVPLGQSAGQRLLLALGTRIEEVARRSIRLDDHAFSNFAPAFALASCRHETQYSRLFRS encoded by the coding sequence ATGACGATGACCGCGAGATATCGTGCCTCTCTATCCAGGTTATTGCAGCTGGCGAGCCCCGCGTTGCCAGTGGGCGGGTACACCTACTCCCAGGGGCTGGAATGGGCCGTGGCCGAGGGAACGGTGCACGACGAGCAAAGCGCCGGCCGTTGGATTGCGGACCTGCTGGAATTTGTCGTGGGCTCTTTCGAGGCGCCCCTGCTGGCGCGACTCATGACCGTCTGGAGAACCCGCGACGATCAAGCCGCAGCCGAGCTGAATGCCTGGTTCGTGGCGAGCCGCGAAACGGCGGAGTTGCGAGCGGAGACGCTGCAGATGGGCTATTCTCTGGTGCGCCTCGTCCGCGAGCTCGACGCCTTCGACGAGGCCGAGCTGGCGAGGCTCGAGTCCATCCCTGAGCCGGCGTACCCGACGGCCTGGGGATGGATGGCGGCCGCGTGGGGATTGCCCACCTTTGAAGCCGTAGGCGCTTACCTTTGGACGTGGGCTGAAAACCAAGTCATGGTGGCGATCAAGACGGTGCCGCTGGGGCAGAGCGCCGGCCAGCGGCTGCTGCTTGCCTTGGGCACGCGCATCGAAGAAGTCGCGCGCCGATCGATCCGGCTGGACGACCACGCTTTCAGCAACTTCGCCCCGGCCTTCGCCCTCGCCAGCTGCCGCCACGAGACCCAATACAGCCGGTTGTTCAGATCTTGA
- the ureE gene encoding urease accessory protein UreE, with protein MLVIERRYEGPEPPTERLVLPFELRCRSRLRTRLETGEEAGLFLEPGTVLRGGDRLLGNDGRVVEVVAAPEQLMEARSEDPAQLARLAYHLGNRHVAVEVGPQWLRFAADAVLEQMLVGLGARVTEVVAPFEPEGGAYRHGHGHGRGRPAIHHFE; from the coding sequence ATGCTCGTGATCGAACGGCGCTACGAGGGTCCCGAGCCTCCCACCGAGCGGCTGGTGCTGCCGTTCGAACTGCGCTGCAGAAGCCGCTTGCGCACGCGCCTGGAAACCGGCGAGGAAGCGGGCCTGTTCCTTGAGCCCGGCACGGTGTTGCGCGGTGGTGACCGGCTGCTCGGGAATGACGGGCGCGTGGTGGAAGTGGTGGCGGCCCCCGAGCAGCTCATGGAAGCCCGCAGCGAGGACCCGGCGCAGTTGGCCCGCCTGGCCTATCACCTCGGCAATCGCCATGTGGCTGTAGAAGTGGGGCCGCAATGGCTACGCTTTGCGGCCGACGCGGTGCTCGAACAAATGCTCGTGGGTCTCGGCGCCCGGGTGACGGAAGTGGTAGCGCCGTTCGAGCCCGAGGGCGGCGCCTACCGCCACGGACACGGCCACGGAAGGGGCCGGCCCGCGATTCATCATTTCGAATGA
- the ureC2 gene encoding urease subunit alpha 2: protein MSAQISRQAYAEMFGPTVGDRVRLADTELWIEVERDFTVYGEEVKFGGGKVIRDGMGQSPRTAGEVADTVITNALIVDHWGIVKADIGIKGGRIAGIGKAGNPDIQPGVDIVIGPATEIIAGEGMIVTAGGVDAHIHFICPQQIEEALMSGITTMIGGGTGPATGTKATTCTPGPWHIRSMLAAAEAFPVNLGFLGKGNASLPEPLKEQVRAGAMGLKLHEDWGTTPAAIDNCLSVADEMDIQVAIHTDTLNESGFVETTLRAFKGRTIHTYHTEGAGGGHAPDIIRACGEPNVLPSSTNPTRPYTVNTVDEHLDMLMVCHHLDPGIAEDVAFAESRIRRETIAAEDILHDLGAFSMISSDSQAMGRVGEVIQRTWQTAHKMKVQRGWLAPPGPRLHPLSQEAMKTSDPAVQENPRNDNFRVKRYVAKYTINPAITHGIAHLVGSVEKGKLADLVLWKPAFFGVKPALVLKGGMIAAAAMGDPNASIPTPQPVHYRPMFAAFGAALRTSVTFVSQAALDDPQLHALGLRKPLEPVRGTRTISKRDMIHNDYAPRVEVDPETYEVRADGELLVCEPAHVLPMAQRYFLF, encoded by the coding sequence ATGAGCGCCCAGATCTCCCGTCAAGCGTATGCCGAGATGTTCGGACCCACCGTGGGCGACCGTGTCCGCCTGGCGGACACGGAGCTCTGGATCGAAGTGGAAAGGGACTTCACCGTATACGGCGAAGAGGTCAAATTCGGCGGCGGCAAGGTCATCCGCGACGGCATGGGCCAGAGCCCGCGCACCGCTGGCGAGGTCGCCGACACGGTGATCACCAACGCCCTGATCGTGGACCACTGGGGCATCGTCAAGGCGGACATCGGCATCAAGGGCGGACGCATCGCTGGCATCGGCAAGGCGGGCAATCCCGACATCCAGCCCGGCGTGGACATCGTCATCGGGCCGGCGACCGAGATCATCGCCGGCGAAGGCATGATCGTAACAGCAGGCGGCGTCGACGCCCACATTCACTTCATCTGCCCCCAGCAGATCGAAGAGGCATTGATGTCCGGCATCACCACCATGATCGGCGGCGGCACGGGGCCCGCGACCGGCACCAAGGCCACCACTTGCACCCCTGGCCCCTGGCATATCCGATCGATGTTGGCCGCGGCGGAAGCCTTCCCCGTGAACCTGGGCTTTCTCGGCAAGGGCAACGCCAGCCTGCCGGAGCCGCTCAAGGAACAGGTGCGGGCCGGCGCCATGGGGCTGAAACTCCACGAGGATTGGGGGACCACGCCGGCGGCCATCGACAACTGCCTGAGCGTCGCCGACGAAATGGACATTCAGGTGGCGATCCACACCGATACGCTCAATGAATCCGGCTTTGTCGAGACCACCCTGCGCGCGTTCAAGGGGCGCACTATCCATACCTACCACACCGAGGGGGCCGGGGGCGGCCATGCGCCGGACATCATTCGCGCCTGCGGCGAGCCCAACGTGCTGCCCTCCTCCACCAACCCAACGCGGCCGTACACGGTCAACACCGTCGACGAGCATCTGGACATGCTCATGGTGTGTCACCACCTGGATCCCGGCATCGCCGAAGACGTGGCGTTCGCCGAATCCCGCATTCGCCGCGAGACCATCGCGGCAGAGGACATTCTCCACGATCTCGGGGCCTTCAGCATGATCTCGTCCGACTCCCAGGCCATGGGCCGGGTGGGCGAGGTGATTCAGCGCACCTGGCAGACGGCCCACAAGATGAAGGTGCAGCGCGGCTGGCTTGCGCCCCCTGGCCCTCGCCTCCACCCCCTTTCCCAGGAAGCGATGAAAACGTCTGACCCTGCGGTGCAGGAAAATCCCAGGAATGACAACTTTCGCGTCAAGCGATACGTGGCCAAGTACACCATCAACCCGGCCATCACCCATGGCATCGCCCACTTGGTGGGCTCCGTGGAAAAAGGCAAGCTCGCCGACCTGGTGCTGTGGAAGCCAGCCTTCTTCGGCGTCAAACCGGCATTGGTGCTCAAAGGCGGCATGATCGCGGCGGCCGCCATGGGAGATCCCAACGCGTCCATTCCCACCCCGCAACCGGTGCACTACCGGCCCATGTTCGCCGCCTTCGGCGCCGCGCTGCGCACCTCGGTCACCTTCGTGTCGCAAGCGGCGCTGGACGACCCGCAACTGCACGCGCTCGGGTTGAGGAAGCCCCTGGAGCCCGTGCGCGGCACCCGCACCATCAGCAAACGGGACATGATCCACAATGATTACGCGCCCAGGGTCGAAGTGGATCCGGAAACCTATGAGGTACGCGCAGACGGGGAGCTCCTCGTCTGCGAGCCGGCGCACGTGCTGCCCATGGCGCAGCGATACTTTTTATTCTGA
- the ureB gene encoding urease subunit beta, protein MIPGEIHVQPGEIELNAGRATVTLEVANTGDRPIQVGSHYHFFETNEALRFDRQAAYGFRLNIPAGTAVRFEPGQSRTVELVALGGERKVYGFAGKVMGRLR, encoded by the coding sequence ATGATTCCCGGCGAAATCCACGTACAGCCCGGCGAAATCGAGTTGAACGCGGGCCGCGCCACGGTCACCCTGGAGGTGGCGAATACTGGCGACCGGCCCATCCAGGTCGGGTCCCATTATCACTTCTTCGAGACCAACGAGGCGCTGAGGTTCGATCGCCAAGCGGCGTACGGCTTCCGGCTCAACATCCCCGCCGGCACCGCAGTACGGTTCGAGCCTGGTCAGAGCCGTACCGTGGAGCTGGTGGCCCTGGGCGGTGAGCGGAAAGTGTACGGGTTCGCCGGCAAAGTGATGGGGAGACTGAGATGA
- the ureA gene encoding urease subunit gamma codes for MELTPREKDKLLVFTAALLAERRKARGLKLNYPEAVAYLSAAIMEGARDGRSVAELMRWGATLLKREDVMEGVAEMIPEIQVEATFPDGTKLVTVHNPIV; via the coding sequence ATGGAGCTGACACCGAGAGAGAAAGACAAACTGTTGGTCTTCACGGCAGCGCTTCTGGCCGAGCGGCGCAAGGCCCGGGGACTGAAGCTCAATTACCCGGAAGCGGTCGCTTACCTCAGCGCTGCCATCATGGAAGGCGCTCGCGACGGCCGGAGCGTGGCCGAGCTCATGCGCTGGGGCGCCACCCTGCTCAAGCGCGAGGACGTGATGGAAGGCGTGGCCGAGATGATCCCCGAGATCCAGGTAGAAGCCACTTTCCCCGACGGCACCAAGCTGGTCACCGTCCACAATCCGATCGTTTGA